CCAGCCCGGCTCCAGTGGCAGACTGGGCACCAACGCTGCCACCCACGCCCACCGCGCCCGGGTCCACCTGCGTCCTCGTCGGCCCGTGGCCGTCCAGCAGACCCTCCCTGCCGCCAGGTAAGACCCGAGgacacaggaggggggaggggtggaggagcccCGAGCGACCGGCGAGCAACGCCCCCCCTCAGAAGGGAttggccccgcccccagccctgcccgtcCCACTCTGGGTCCCGGGGCCACAGAGGAGCACAGGAACacagcagcaaacacacacacgtgcacgctaagacacacacatataaacagtcGCTAAAAGCACGCATACATGTGTTGAAACAAACAGCTGATAAAAGCACGCGCATAGACGAACACACATTGTTGCTGCAACACACGCGAACAGTCGCTAAAACGCTTACACACACTGATAACACTGTAAACGCGCTCTGCGATGTACATATACGTGTGCTTCACGCCTAAGCAGACGCACAGTAAACACGCTTTGAAGCACACCCTGGCAGCTTTGCAGACACTTAACCCCCTCTCACTCAGAAACGAGCCAACGCGCTTCGCCTGCCCCGCGCTGCCCCGCGCTGCCCCGCGCTGCCCTCACCCTCGTcttgtcacccccccccaccctcccatgtAATCTCTGGGCTTGTCACTCTGTTGTCATGACGATAACCTAATAAAATCTGCTGTGGTGCTCCAGTcctcgtctgtctgtgtgtctgtagtgtctgTAGTAGTCGCTCCATCCACTCTTCACACGGGCCTTCATGTCTGTCCTCCTTCACCAGGTGGGACTGGAGGGATCTTGAACTCCTCCATGTTCCCCATcctgcacagcaccctgcaAGCTCGTAGACTCACCTCATATGTGTtaactgtctgtgttgctgggtGGGTAGTGGCTCGTGTGGTGTCCTccctcgtctccctccctcgtctccctccatcgcctctctccctcgcctctctccctcgcctctctccctcgcctctctccctcgcctctctccctcgcctctctccctcgcctctctccctcgtttccctcgcctctctccctctctctctcccttgtctccctcgtttctcttcctctctctttccctcgtcTCCctcgtgtctctccctctcgctccctcgtctccctctctttccctcgtctctctctctctctccctcgtctctccctctctctctccctcgtgtctctccctctctctctcccttaactccctctctctccctcatctctctctctccctcgtctctctctctctctgtctgtctctcctgcttctGTAGCCAAGCTGGGCTGCTCTTTATGCTGAGCTTTGGTGACTGTTGAAGCTGCTGTCCAACAGTAGAGCATAAAGTGACtttactctcctctcttcttctcttctattTGCCATTCtgctctcttctttcttccttccttccttccttcctcccttcctcccccctctcccctgtcctcctccctggcctccagcctgACCAGTCCAGGGGTGAGTATCGACAAGTCGGACCCGTCCTCGGTGGAGGCCCTGGCGGGCCAGACGGTGGTGCTCCCCTGCCGCGTCagccctcccccgtcctccagcgtcgtggtggagtggaggagagacggCGTTCCCCTCCCGGCCCACAGGTGCGGTCCTACCTCTCCGTCTGGGCCCAATGTTCACCCCAGAGTCACGGTTTCCTGGTGGCAGGAATTAGTGGAGGTTTGGGGGCTAGCAGGGCACTGAAAGCAGCACTTTGCAGTTCATGTTGTATCTGACAACCTGTACTACTGTCTCGCAAGAGACTGCAACCACTAAATAGTTTGATGCTGTTTTTGCTGCACTGTAAAATGTGGGCTAATACTgtagttgagatgttattgttcgGTCTGTAGTTGAGGTGTTATTAGTTGAGGGTTACAGTATTATTGCCCTGTTGAAGTGCTTGCTTTTAGTCAGTGTTTAATAATGCCAATattgaaatgtttttgtttcgTTATTGTGACTCATTTTGTTTTTCTTATTGTGTTTCATAGGCATAATCAGCAACCTAACGGTTCCCTATTGGTCGGTCCTCTCACGGTGGCTGACTCTGGTTGGCTGCTTTGTGTTGCGACGCGGGACCGAGCCCGTGAAAGAGACCATCGCTacatctacctgtctgtctctggtaaGACACCCTGCGGTCTGGGATTCACCCTTGTGTGGTGTTGGGTCTGTGAGACTCATTTTCAACATTTACTAAAAGACAAATAATTTAAACTGAATTAATACTTTTTTCAACCTGAGACTCATTAGCCTTGGCTCATTTTCTGTGAACAACTAGTAGCAGAACAAATTTTTTGTGGGAACACGTTCAAGTGAACACTGTATACCTCCCTACACATTTATCTTATACCCCTCTAGACaaagcttgcatgtgtgtgactgtgtgtatgtgtgtggtgtgtgtgtgcctgttttgtgtgtgtgtgtgacagagggtaTCCCCCAGGACGACAGGCCAGGAACAGGAGTCTCCCAGCCTCTACACCCTCAGCCTCCCCGCCAGCCATCCATCaggtagacccccccccccctcccccctccccgacGTATACGTAGACCTCTTCCACCCCGAGAAAcccacgctgtgtgtgtgtgtgctccaggttCAGCATCGATCGCTCTGGCTCGGCCCAgctggagggcagggcaggggggacgGTGAGGCTGGCCTGCAGGGTGCTCCCAGCCTCGGCCCTGCCCTCGGTCAGCCTGCAGTGGACCAGGGACGGCctgcccctcacctctcccaggcacgcacgcacacacacacgcacacctgaaCACCCACAAGAGGCAGTCTCACTGATTTCCACCACCGATTCCCACTGTGGTTATGAGTTTCTTCCGGCGCGTGACTGTGATTCGTCGTTGGTCCGCAGGCACTCCCAGCACTCGGACGGCACCCTGGTGATTGGCCAGCTGAGCACGCAGGACTCGGGGACGTACACCTGCACGGCCTCCACTCACCAGCACCTGGAGCAGAGGCAGCTGCTGCTGCGTGTCCACGGCGACCTCATCACCACGGCGCCCAACAACCTGCAGGTGGCGCAGGGCGACACGGCTCGTCTGCCCTGCGTCGTATCCGGGGACAACGTCAGCGTGGGCTGGTCCAGGTCTGTCTCACACCTCATCCTCTAACATCTTCTATAATGATTTTTCGGCTTTAATAATCCTCTATCATTTGTATTCATCTTTATATAATTATTAGTATGTTCTGGGATGTAGTTCTCTGATGTATATACACATATGTATATAAGTCTTGTGTCGTGGTGGGACAGAAAAAGCGTCTTGGTTCTAACAGATGTATTGATTAAAAGAGTTCTGAGGCAGTAGCTGTCTGAGTCAGAGTTCTCCAAGGTAACAAGCAACAGTAACTAAGCAACGGTGTCGATGAGccacagaggaacagagaagcaTTGCTGCGTGTCAGGAGCCACTGTCTTGTATAAGGGTTCTGGCTCAGGGTTCACATCCTGATCTTAGGACAAAGTTCACATTGTAGCTGTTTACGCTTTCATCAGACCCTTGTTCCACGAACGGATATTGTCTCCTCTGTACATGATGCAAGCCTGGGGTCACACACAGTTTGTGTCTAATGCAGCAGTTGCTCAATATACTCTCATCAAATAGAATGTGTCTATGTAGCAGGTTATTCATTACACTTTATCCAAACAGAAGTGTCTAGACAGTAGTTATTTATTACACATATTTACCTGTACATTCCACATGCACTTTGTTCTAATTGCATAGAAGCATACAAAATGATTAAAAACAGATTTAGTGATCAACAcccattttgtttattttgcacTCTCGCCTGAAGCTAACCTTTGACCTGGAAGCAAGACAAAACATCCCATGatatccacttcctgttcctctgcgTTCGTCTCCTAGAAACGGCGTCCCCGTGCGCGCGGACGGTCGTAACGTCCAGACGTCCCCAGACGGGAGTCTGATCCTGAACAACGTCCAGCCGTCAGACGAGGGCTCGTACACCTGCAACGCCTACGTGGGGACCTACTCCGTCAGCGCCACGGCCGAGATCCGCGTGTCCAAGCCCTCGCAGCGAGGTGACGCACGTTCTCTCCCCTTGCACCTGTCCCAGTCGGGCAGGACCGGCTTACAAGCTTCAACCAAACAGACATTAAACAACATTACGACTCATACACGATATGCACTGTTAATGATcctgccccccatcccctctcttctcctccctccccctcccgatCCGCTCCCCCAGACCAGGATGCGGAGGTGGGCGTGCCAGCGGAGTGCGTGGACCAGCCCGACCTGGCCAACTGTAACCTCATAGTGTACGCCCGGCTGTGCAACAACCCCTACTACGCCAGCTTCTGCTGCGCCAGCTGTGCCCGCCACGCTCAGGGGGGCTCCAGGGGCCGCCGGACGGGGTAGGGTGCCCAGGGCtgatgcattgtgggaaggagtgggaggcCAAAGGGGGGGTCCTTCCTGAGGACTTGTCTTCCGAACCTGCACAGATCCCAGAACCTCCCGTTGCTGGTACCAAGACTGACATGCTGACACTGTTCTGTCTGTTCAGTCTGGTGTTTCGTCTAACTGGGACAATCCACATTAGTGTGTCTGTCCTGGTAGAAATGTTCAATCAAGGAGACatgcctgttgttgttgttcagggAATATTTTGTACTGTTCTTATATTCAGTTTCATGTCCAGTTGAAACCACTACTTGGGAAGCATCACTTAAGCTGGGTGGAACTGGTGCAtagtaatgcacacacacacacacacacacacacacacacacacaaatagacacacacactcttccgcTGGATCTGTCAAACCTGTAGGGTGCTACAGGTGCTCTAGTCTAAACTGAATCAGTtgcttttttgttctttgaattTGTTCTGAGAATCTAAAGATTTTGTTAAACTAGCTGGCATCGCTCCATTTGACCTACCAGGGGAATTCAGTTCATTTGCTGTTTCATCACTTTAAATCAATATTTGCTGGGAAAATAATGATACAAATGATCTAGTCCCAGCTCAGAATGACTGTAATTTCACAGTTTTCATCCTTTCATTACTCTGTAATTATtgtgaaataaaataatattttgatTAACTCTGTTTTGATATATTTATTCTGTTTTAAAGTGTCCATATTTATCTAGGATGTCgcgttggataaaagcgtctgaaaaatgaataaaatgtaaatgcaatgtcATGTGTATCTGCACCTTACAGTGCTACGTTTTAGAAGCGTTTAAAGAGAGATACCACCTGTCACCACTAGAGGTCCTGCGAGACCCTGAACCCAAACCCGTCCCAACCCTATTCCTGATAGTTTACCCATTTATAAGTGTAAACAGTCAGTTATTCAGTTCCCCTGGACCAACTATGAAGACTCTTCTCTGTTTCCTGCTGCTTAAATGTGAGAAAACACATCCACTGTAATAACCGTACCAAGTAGAGTTTGTCTGAAATccgtacctctctctccatcagtgtTACGTTAACtcgtccctctacccctccagaCATAGAGGGCATGGACGTCCAGCAGCATCCTCCCAGCCAggttctgtctcctctctcccccgtgaAGTTGGATGGGTGTAATGTATGTATTCAAACCAGTGTTATTAGCAGTGTAGAGTGTAGTACACTGGTACAGTGTCACATGTAGAAGACGGCTGTGTGAAACGTGTGGTACTCTGGGCCGTGTAACACAACTGTCATCTCAGGAATGGAGCTTGAGGCCTCGAGCTCACAAAAGGTGAGGTGTACAAACCACTGATCCTTGACATTATCCAGAGAGCAGCATGTATCGGGCTGCATATCTTAAATGTCACCGTCACCACTGACATGGGTAGTCCTAACCAGGCTGTGTCAGTGGCTCCTACAAATGACCAAACATCTCCCCCGCACTCATCTAAAACAGTAAAAGATCATGTCTCCCTAATTCCTACACTGCCAAAAATAAAACAGGTTATAAGAACGAACGTGCAAATGTTTCTGCACCCGTGTTTTCACGGTCATATAGAATACAACAGAGAACACCTTTCaaaatcattttttttatttgagaatcagaatcagaatgggtttttattcgccattaaagtttgcacagacaaggaatttactttggcaggagagcctacctaggcagccattttcggcgccaactagaaagttacagcataacatgaggagagaggaggagagaaaaaggcaacacccagacaatgctcctagaggagtacagtgtgggaacagacaaaaacctcagcacataagcacaacaacatttacaaaaacacgtgacttgcaacagggagtgggggggggggtagacaagcagcatctggacctgcagccatggtaggcgctggacacagacccgccagccagtGTGTCAGCACATTGGATATGACAGACACGACTGCTTGGAATGGCATGAAAAAGATGACTGGATGTCATGTGAGGGGTAATAAGGCAGCCAGTCTGGAGGGTTTTAATTCTGACAGTCAATTAGCTGATAGTTTGAATGATTTTGATTTAAGGTTTGATAAACAAGATTTCAATAAACAGATGAGATGAGGTGCAAGACTAAGTCGAGTGAAACATTGACCATTGATGTTGACTTTGTTGCAAAACTGTTTAGGCACACCAACAGTAGGAAGAGTCCAGGCCCTGATAAGATCTGTGGCAAAGCACAAGATTTGTGCTGATCAGCTTTGCGGTTTTTCAGGTTATCTTTATGAAATCTCTGGAGTTACATATGATTCCGGAAATCCCAAAACATTCAATTATGGCCCTGTCGCTAAGTGTACAAAACCTACAAGTCCTTAAATGATTTTAGACCGGTAGCACTTACATCTTTACTGATGAAGGTTTTAGAGacggtgggttagggttagggttagggttattggcCAGCTGCGTGCTCAGCTGGTGATTGGCCAGCTGAGCACGCAGGACTCGGGGACGTACACCTGCACGGCCTCCACTCACCAGCACCTGGAGCAGAGGCAGCTGCTGCTGCGTGTCCACGGCGACCTCATCACCACGGCGCCCAACAACCTGCAGGTGGCGCAGGGCGACACGGCTCGTCTGCCCTGCGTCGTATCCGGGGACAACGTCAGCGTGGGCTGGTCCAGGTCTGTCTCACACCTCATCCTCTAACATCTTCTATAATGATTTTTCGGCTTTAATAATCCTCTATCATTTGTATTCATCTTTATATAATTATTAGTATGTTCTGGGATGTAGTTCTCTGATGTATATACACATATGTATATAAGTCTTGTGTCGTGGTGGGACAGAAAAAGCGTCTTGGTTCTAACAGATGTATTGATTAAAAGAGTTCTGAGGCAGTAGCTGTCTGAGTCAGAGTTCTCCAAGGTAACAAGCAACAGTAACTAAGCAACGGTGTCGATGAGccacagaggaacagagaagcaTTGCTGCGTGTCAGGAGCCACTGTCTTGTATAAGGGTTCTGGCTCAGGGTTCACATCCTGATCTTAGGACAAAGTTCACATTGTAGCTGTTTACGCTTTCATCAGACCCTTGTTCCACGAACGGATATTGTCTCCTCTGTACATGATGCAAGCCTGGGGTCACACACAGTTTGTGTCTAATGCAGCAGTTGCTCAATATACTCTCATCAAATAGAATGTGTCTATGTAGCAGGTTATTCATTACACTTTATCCAAACAGAAGTGTCTAGACAGTAGTTATTTATTACACATATTTACCTGTACATTCCACATGCACTTTGTTCTAATTGCATAGAAGCATACAAAATGATTAAAAACAGATTTAGTGATCAACAcccattttgtttattttgcacTCTCGCCTGAAGCTAACCTTTGACCTGGAAGCAAGACAAAACATCCCATGatatccacttcctgttcctctgcgTTCGTCTCCTAGAAACGGCGTCCCCGTGCGCGCGGACGGTCGTAACGTCCAGACGTCCCCAGACGGGAGTCTGATCCTGAACAACGTCCAGCCGTCAGACGAGGGCTCGTACACCTGCAACGCCTACGTGGGGACCTACTCCGTCAGCGCCACGGCCGAGATCCGCGTGTCCAAGCCCTCGCAGCGAGGTGACGCACGTTCTCTCCCCTTGCACCTGTCCCAGTCGGGCAGGACCGGCTTACAAGCTTCAACCAAACAGACATTAAACAACATTACGACTCATACACGATATGCACTGTTAATGATcctgccccccatcccctctcttctcctccctccccctcccgatCCGCTCCCCCAGACCAGGATGCGGAGGTGGGCGTGCCAGCGGAGTGCGTGGACCAGCCCGACCTGGCCAACTGTAACCTCATAGTGTACGCCCGGCTGTGCAACAACCCCTACTACGCCAGCTTCTGCTGCGCCAGCTGTGCCCGCCACGCTCAGGGGGGCTCCAGGGGCCGCCGGACGGGGTAGGGTGCCCAGGGCtgatgcattgtgggaaggagtgggaggcCAAAGGGGGGGTCCTTCCTGAGGACTTGTCTTCCGAACCTGCACAGATCCCAGAACCTCCCGTTGCTGGTACCAAGACTGACATGCTGACACTGTTCTGTCTGTTCAGTCTGGTGTTTCGTCTAACTGGGACAATCCACATTAGTGTGTCTGTCCTGGTAGAAATGTTCAATCAAGGAGACatgcctgttgttgttgttcagggAATATTTTGTACTGTTCTTATATTCAGTTTCATGTCCAGTTGAAACCACTACTTGGGAAGCATCACTTAAGCTGGGTGGAACTGGTGCAtagtaatgcacacacacacacacacacacacacaaatagacacacacactcttccgcTGGATCTGTCAAACCTGTAGGGTGCTACAGGTGCTCTAGTCTAAACTGAATCAGTtgcttttttgttctttgaattTGTTCTGAGAATCTAAAGATTTTGTTAAACTAGCTGGCATCGCTCCATTTGACCTACCAGGGGAATTCAGTTCATTTGCTGTTTCATCACTTTAAATCAATATTTGCTGGGAAAATAATGATACAAATGATCTAGTCCCAGCTCAGAATGACTGTAATTTCACAGTTTTCATCCTTTCATTACTCTGTAATTATtgtgaaataaaataatattttgatTAACTCTGTTTTGATATATTTATTCTGTTTTAAAGTGTCCATATTTATCTAGGATGTCgcgttggataaaagcgtctgaaaaatgaataaaatgtaaatgcaatgtcATGTGTATCTGCACCTTACAGTGCTACGTTTTAGAAGCGTTTAAAGAGAGATACCACCTGTCACCACTAGAGGTCCTGCGAGACCCTGAACCCAAACCCGTCCCAACCCTATTCCTGATAGTTTACCCATTTATAAGTGTAAACAGTCAGTTATTCAGTTCCCCTGGACCAACTATGAAGACTCTTCTCTGTTTCCTGCTGCTTAAATGTGAGAAAACACATCCACTGTAATAACCGTACCAAGTAGAGTTTGTCTGAAATccgtacctctctctccatcagtgtTACGTTAACtcgtccctctacccctccagaCATAGAGGGCATGGACGTCCAGCAGCATCCTCCCAGCCAggttctgtctcctctctcccccgtgaAGTTGGATGGGTGTAATGTATGTATTCAAACCAGTGTTATTAGCAGTGTAGAGTGTAGTACACTGGTACAGTGTCACATGTAGAAGACGGCTGTGTGAAACGTGTGGTACTCTGGGCCGTGTAACACAACTGTCATCTCAGGAATGGAGCTTGAGGCCTCGAGCTCACAAAAGGTGAGGTGTACAAACCACTGATCCTTGACATTATCCAGAGAGCAGCATGTATCGGGCTGCATATCTTAAATGTCACCGTCACCACTGACATGGGTAGTCCTAACCAGGCTGTGTCAGTGGCTCCTACAAATGACCAAACATCTCCCCCGCACTCATCTAAAACAGTAAAAGATCATGTCTCCCTAATTCCTACACTGCCAAAAATAAAACAGGTTATAAGAACGAACGTGCAAATGTTTCTGCACCCGTGTTTTCACGGTCATATAGAATACAACAGAGAACACCTTTCaaaatcattttttttatttgagaatcagaatcagaatgggtttttattcgccattaaagtttgcacagacaaggaatttactttggcaggagagcctacctaggcagccattttcggcgccaactagaaagttacagcataacatgaggagagaggaggagagaaaaaggcaacacccagacaatgctcctagaggagtacagtgtgggaacagacaaaaacctcagcacataagcacaacaacatttacaaaaacacgtgacttgcaacagggagtgggggggggggtagacaagcagcatctggacctgcagccatggtaggcgctggacacagacccgccagccagtGTGTCAGCACATTGGATATGACAGACACGACTGCTTGGAATGGCATGAAAAAGATGACTGGATGTCATGTGAGGGGTAATAAGGCAGCCAGTCTGGAGGGTTTTAATTCTGACAGTCAATTAGCTGATAGTTTGAATGATTTTGATTTAAGGTTTGATAAACAAGATTTCAATAAACAGATGAGATGAGGTGCAAGACTAAGTCGAGTGAAACATTGACCATTGATGTTGACTTTGTTGCAAAACTGTTTAGGCACACCAACAGTAGGAAGAGTCCAGGCCCTGATAAGATCTGTGGCAAAGCACAAGATTTGTGCTGATCAGCTTTGCGGTTTTTCAGGTTATCTTTATGAAATCTCTGGAGTTACATATGATTCCGGAAATCCCAAAACATTCAATTATGGCCCTGTCGCTAAGTGTACAAAACCTACAAGTCCTTAAATGATTTTAGACCGGTAGCACTTACATCTTTACTGATGAAGGTTTTAGAGacggtgggttagggttagggttagggttagggttattggcCAGCTGCGTGCTCAGCTGGTGATTGGCCAGCTGAGCACGCAGGACTCGGGGACGTACACCTGCACGGCCTCCACTCACCAGCACCTGGAGCAGAGGCAGCTGCTGCTGCGTGTCCACGGCGACCTCATCACCACGGCGCCCAACAACCTGCAGGTGGCGCAGGGCGACACGGCTCGTCTGCCCTGCGTCGTATCCGGGGACAACGTCAGCGTGGGCTGGTCCAGGTCTGTCTCACACCTCATCCTCTAACATCTTCTATAATGATTTTTCGGCTTTAATAATCCTCTATCATTTGTATTCATCTTTATATAATTATTAGTATGTTCTGGGATGTAGTTCTCTGATGTATATACACATATGTATATAAGTCTTGTGTCGTGGTGGGACAGAAAAAGCGTCTTGGTTCTAACAGATGTATTGATTAAAAGAGTTCTGAGGCAGTAGCTGTCTGAGTCAGAGTTCTCCAAGGTAACAAGCAACAGTAACTAAGCAACGGTGTCGATGAGccacagaggaacagagaagcaTTGCTGCGTGTCAGGAGCCACTGTCTTGTATAAGGGTTCTGGCTCAGGGTTCACATCCTGATCTTAGGACAAAGTTCACATTGTAGCTGTTTACGCTTTCATCAGACCCTTGTTCCACGAACGGATATTGTCTCCTCTGTACATGATGCAAGCCTGGGGTCACACACAGTTTGTGTCTAATGCAGCAGTTGCTCAATATACTCTCATCAAATAGAATGTGTCTATGTAGCAGGTTATTCATTACACTTTATCCAAACAGAAGTGTCTAGACAGTAGTTATTTATTACACATATTTACCTGTACATTCCACATGCACTTTGTTCTAATTGCATAGAAGCATACAAAATGATTAAAAACAGATTTAGTGATCAACAcccattttgtttattttgcacTCTCGCCTGAAGCTAACCTTTGACCTGGAAGCAAGACAAAACATCCCATGata
The Osmerus mordax isolate fOsmMor3 chromosome 9, fOsmMor3.pri, whole genome shotgun sequence genome window above contains:
- the LOC136949144 gene encoding papilin-like encodes the protein MELEASSSQKLVIGQLSTQDSGTYTCTASTHQHLEQRQLLLRVHGDLITTAPNNLQVAQGDTARLPCVVSGDNVSVGWSRNGVPVRADGRNVQTSPDGSLILNNVQPSDEGSYTCNAYVGTYSVSATAEIRVSKPSQRDQDAEVGVPAECVDQPDLANCNLIVYARLCNNPYYASFCCASCARHAQGGSRGRRTG